GAATCATCTCTGGAGTAGTTTTACACCGTGTCAAGGTGAGTGTCAGGGCATTATTCGCCTCTAGTCCTGATCCTCATTCCCTGCCTTATGACGCAACGCATGAACACCCTTTTAAGAACTGTTCTATCCTGTTTTTGACATTCATGAAAAATCATTGAAAATGTCTTATGCTCTCATAACCTTGTTACGTGATACTTGGATGTGGTAGTATTGTCCCTGATGTGAGGTACAATCCATCGTGTGTTCACTCCTCTTTCACCCGATGAATAAAAGGGTAAGGGGTCATTCCAGTCCCCATTTTTTCTTGGGTGTTCGGTAGAATCAGCTCGATTATGACGCTCTTGGGGGAATTAATCCTCGCTGGAAAGCGAGGATCGATTGAAGAAACCATATCAATGGTTTCGATTTTTTTGCCGTTCCCGCAGGGATGGGCAAACTGAAGAAGATATCCGTCAGGGCATCTTCGATATGCGACTGCAAGGATGCACTGGAAGATGTCCATCAGGGCATCTTCGATTTACATTCCCCCGCCGCTATGGCAAACCCGGAAATATTCTGTCGAATATTTCCTGGCTATCCTGTCCTGTCTTTTGGATACGACAGACACCCCCCATGATGCGATAGTAGGATACGAGGTTTACTTAAATCTGTAGAATTATCATTGTAATCTTCATCACTTTTTTCTTTACAATTTCAGGAATGGTATTTTAACACAAAATTCGTAGTTGATTTAGTAAAATATTTGGGGCTAAAATAGTACTTTACCCGTAATTTTTATGTCCTCTTAAACATCGCATCCAGTTGTTCACGCGTAAACCTGACCATTGTTGGTCTCCCGTGAGGGCAGGAGAAGGGGTTATGTGCAAGCCGGAGCTGCTGGAGTAGGCGGCGGCACTGTTCGGGCGTGCAGGCAGTACCGGCCTTTATCGCGCTGCGGCAGGCGATGATACGCGTAATGCGCTCACGGCTGCTGACAGACCGGGAGGTATCTTCCCGGCTGAGGTCATCCACAATCTCATTGACCAGATTAGAGTGTTCGAGCGCCCCCAGCACCACCGGTACTGCCCGTACCAGGAACGTATCTTTCCCGAAGTCCTCAATTTCAAACCCTTCTTCTGTAAGCGATGGCAGCAGTTCCCGCAGGACGGCAGAGTCCCGTGCGGAACGGTGAAGGAGGACCGGGGCGATAAGTTCCTGTGACTGCCGGGCCGACTCCCTCTTTGCGCTCACCATCTCATACATGATCCGTTCGTGGGCAGCATGCTGGTCGACAAGGATCAGGTCCCCGGACCGTGTAGCGGCGAGGATATAAATCCCCCCGATCTGACCTATGACATCCATATCGGGGACGATGTTTGCATCCGGAAGGATTCCCGTCGGAAGTTCTGACTGGCGGAGCTGGCGATCCGTGGTGATGATACCAGCATGGGTAGGTTCCAGTGCCGGTTCGCTGACACCGTACGCACGACCCGGTTCAACGTCGTAGGACGCATGAGCATCCCCATGCCCTGTCTGTACCGTGGGGAACGGGTTATCAGGTGCCTGTGCAGCAGGAATAAGGTCAGATCTGAGCAGTGCACCCGAAATTGCCTGACGGACTGCGATGCATATCTCGCGTTCCGGACCCAGCCGCACCTGTTTTTTTGCCGGGTGGACATTCACATCCACAAGGGCAGGATCGATTACAAGGAAGAGAAATACAACCGGAAACCGTTCCTTTGAAAGGAGTGTCCCGTACCCTTCAAGAATTGCTGAATTTATCGGAGATGATGAGACATAACGCCCGTTGATTGAGACGATGATACGCTTTAAGTTTTTCCGGAAGAGGGAAGGGCGGGAGATATACCCGTTGATCAACACCACCGGGTTTTCATGTTCAACCGGAATCAGATATGGAACTATGTCACTGCCAAAGAGGCGTGCGATAGCGTCAAGGAGCCTGGATGATTGTTCTGTAGTTATGATTTCCTTTCCGTTATGGGTCAGGAACACCGAAATTTCAGGATGAGCCAGCGCGAGCCCTTCAATGATACCGGTAATATGGGCCAGCTCTGTACCAAGGGTCTTTAAGAATTTTTTTCTTGCAGGAGTGTTAAAAAAAAGGTCCTGAACAAGGATATTTGTGCCTTCCGGGGTGCCTATCTCTCCGTGTTCCCTGATTTCCCCGGCTTCAACAACCACTTTTGTGCCTGAGATTGCCGGACTCTTGTGTGGTTTTGTGCAAAGGGTTACCCGGGAAACTGCAGCGATGCTTGCCAGTGCTTCGCCACGGAATCCAAGGGTCCTGATACCATCAAGATCTTCAATTGTGGCAATTTTGCTGGTTGCATGAGGAGTAAATGCAAGTACAGCATCATCAGGTGACATACCAATCCCGTTATCAATCACTTGGATTGTGGTGATCGACCCTTTCGATGATGACAGATCGACCCGGATGGTCCGGGCTCCCGCATCTATTGCATTCTCAAACAACTCCTTGACAACAGAGGCAGGGCGTTCGACTACCTCGCCGGCAGCGATCTGATTAACTGTAGCAGGATCCAGGATATGGATAGTCCTGTTACCGGCATCCGTATTCATCAGGGATTGTCTCCGTTCAAAATTCGCTTTTTCAGTTCGTGAAGTGTCGTGAGCGCCTGAAGAGGGGTCATTTCATCGATCCGGATCGCCCCGATCTCATCAATGATTGGATCAGGTTTTAAGAAAGGGGTTTTGCAGGTGTCATCGGCAAGGAGCAACTGGGTATAGCGCTGGACTTTTTGGGAAGGTACAGAGGTCCTACCCATAGTCTCCGTGAGGATTGAATCAGCACGCTCCGTGACTTTTTTGGGAATGCCTGCCAGACGCGCAACATGAATACCATAACTCTTGTCAGTTGCCCCGGGGATAAGTTTGCGCAAAAAGATTACATCACTCTTTGTTTCCCGGACTGCAAAATGGAAGTTCT
Above is a genomic segment from Methanoregula sp. containing:
- the mutL gene encoding DNA mismatch repair endonuclease MutL, yielding MNTDAGNRTIHILDPATVNQIAAGEVVERPASVVKELFENAIDAGARTIRVDLSSSKGSITTIQVIDNGIGMSPDDAVLAFTPHATSKIATIEDLDGIRTLGFRGEALASIAAVSRVTLCTKPHKSPAISGTKVVVEAGEIREHGEIGTPEGTNILVQDLFFNTPARKKFLKTLGTELAHITGIIEGLALAHPEISVFLTHNGKEIITTEQSSRLLDAIARLFGSDIVPYLIPVEHENPVVLINGYISRPSLFRKNLKRIIVSINGRYVSSSPINSAILEGYGTLLSKERFPVVFLFLVIDPALVDVNVHPAKKQVRLGPEREICIAVRQAISGALLRSDLIPAAQAPDNPFPTVQTGHGDAHASYDVEPGRAYGVSEPALEPTHAGIITTDRQLRQSELPTGILPDANIVPDMDVIGQIGGIYILAATRSGDLILVDQHAAHERIMYEMVSAKRESARQSQELIAPVLLHRSARDSAVLRELLPSLTEEGFEIEDFGKDTFLVRAVPVVLGALEHSNLVNEIVDDLSREDTSRSVSSRERITRIIACRSAIKAGTACTPEQCRRLLQQLRLAHNPFSCPHGRPTMVRFTREQLDAMFKRT